In the Mastomys coucha isolate ucsf_1 unplaced genomic scaffold, UCSF_Mcou_1 pScaffold18, whole genome shotgun sequence genome, one interval contains:
- the LOC116095272 gene encoding LOW QUALITY PROTEIN: uncharacterized protein LOC116095272 (The sequence of the model RefSeq protein was modified relative to this genomic sequence to represent the inferred CDS: inserted 1 base in 1 codon; substituted 1 base at 1 genomic stop codon), with translation TSPGTWYAAIDLANAFFSVPVHKDCQKQFSFSWQGQQYMLIGPNEQEVATTLDSLVTHMRTRGWEINPTKIQGPSTSVKFLGVQWCGACRDIPSKVKDKLFHLALPTTKREAQHLVGLFGFWRQNIPHLGVLLRPIYQVTRKAASFVWGLEQEKALQQVQAALSLGPYDPTDPMVLEVSVADRDAVWSLWQAPVGESQKRHLGFWSKALPSSADNYSPFEKQLLACYWALVQTERLTIGHQVSMXHELPIMSWVLSDPSSNKVGHAQQQSIIKWKWYIRDRARAGPEGTSKLHEEVAQMPMVSTPVTIPSAAKHAPIASWDVPYDCLTEEEKTRTWFIDGSARYAGTTQKWTAATLQPLSRTTLKDTGDEKSSQWAELRAVHMVLQFVWKKKWPDVRLFTDSWAVANGLAGWSGTWKDHDWKIGEKDIWXRSMWIDLSKWSEDMKIFVSHVNAHQKVTSSEEE, from the exons ACATCTCCTGGCACCTGGTATGCAGCCATTGAtctggcaaatgccttcttctcagtacctgtccacAAGGACTGCCAGAAGCAATTTtctttcagttggcaaggccagcagtatatgctgattggaccaaatgagcaggaagtagcaaccactttggactcattggtaacacatatgcgtaccagaggatgggaaataaatccaaccaaaattcaaggaccatctacctcagtgaaatttttaggagtccagtggtgtggggcatgcagagatattccttctaaggtgaaagataagttgTTTCACCTGGCCCTtcccaccaccaagagagaagcacaacatttagtgggtctatttggattctggagacaaaacattcctcacttgggtgtgctactcaggcccatttaccaagtgactcggaaagctgctagctttgtgtggggcctggaacaggagaaggctcttcaacaggtccaggctgctctatcacttggaccatatgatccaaCAGACccgatggtacttgaggtgtctgtggcagatagagatgctgtttggagcctctggcaggctcctgtaggtgaatcacagaagagacacttaggattttggagcaaagctctaccatcatctgcagacaactattctccctttgaaaaacagctcttggcctgctattgggccttagtgcAAACTGAACgtttgacaataggacaccaagttagTATGTGACATGAactacccatcatgagctgggtgctaTCAGACCCTTCAAGTAATAAAGTAGGACATGCACAGCAGCAgtcaattatcaaatggaagtggtatatacgTGATCGAGCCAGAGCAGGTCCtgagggcacaagcaagttacatgaagaagttgctcaaatgcctatggtttccacCCCTGTGACAAtcccatctgctgccaagcatgcgCCTATAGCCTCATGGGATGTTCCCTATGATTgtctgactgaagaagagaagactaggacctggtttatTGATGGCTCTGCACgttatgcaggcaccacccagaagtggacagctgcaacattacaacccctttccaggacaaccctgaaagatacaggtgacgaaaaatcttcacagtgggcagaacttcgggcagtacacatggtattacagtttgtttggaagaagaaatggccagatgtacgattgttcactgactcatgggctgtagccaatggattggctggatggtcagggacctggaaagatcacgattggaaaattggtgagaaagacatct gaagaagtatgtggatagatctctccaaatggtcAGAGGacatgaagatatttgtgtcccatgtaaatgctcaccaaaaggtgacttcatctgaggaggag